The following are from one region of the Ochrobactrum quorumnocens genome:
- a CDS encoding TIGR02391 family protein — translation MREPHRFEPLRQNLNKALGFTGLVMHETGELTGIETVSTISEAQRRAQALRTDLIARGVHPDVLMFCREELLHQNHFHAVLEAVKSVADKLRRRTGLDGDGGDLVDRALTGEKPMLAINSLSSKSERDEQKGFANLLKGTFGMFRNPTAHEARINWDMKKEDAEDLLSLVSLIHRRIDAAVMPPRV, via the coding sequence ATGCGCGAACCTCACCGGTTCGAACCATTGAGACAGAACCTCAATAAAGCACTCGGCTTTACAGGTCTCGTAATGCATGAAACAGGAGAGTTAACTGGAATCGAAACGGTCAGCACGATTTCGGAGGCGCAGCGACGAGCCCAAGCTTTACGAACCGATTTGATTGCGCGCGGCGTCCATCCGGACGTGCTGATGTTCTGTCGGGAAGAACTGCTTCATCAAAACCATTTTCACGCCGTACTTGAAGCAGTTAAGAGCGTAGCGGATAAGCTTAGACGTCGAACCGGCTTGGATGGGGATGGCGGAGATTTAGTTGACAGAGCTTTGACCGGTGAGAAGCCAATGCTCGCAATCAACTCTCTGAGCTCGAAGAGCGAACGCGACGAGCAAAAAGGATTCGCCAACCTTCTTAAAGGCACCTTCGGAATGTTCCGAAATCCAACTGCTCATGAGGCGAGGATTAACTGGGATATGAAGAAAGAGGACGCAGAAGATTTACTGTCTCTTGTATCTCTCATTCACCGACGAATTGACGCTGCCGTCATGCCGCCACGGGTGTAA